The following coding sequences lie in one Catharus ustulatus isolate bCatUst1 chromosome 5, bCatUst1.pri.v2, whole genome shotgun sequence genomic window:
- the LOC116996855 gene encoding fatty acid-binding protein, liver-like — protein MSFSGKYQLQSQENFEPFMRALGLPEEEIQKGKDLKSISEIVQDGKKFKITITTGSKVVKNEFTIGEESEIQLLNGEKAKVVVQMEGNNKLITEVKGMKAVTELNGDTITYTMTMGDLTLKRVSKRI, from the exons ATGAGCTTCTCTGGAAAATACCAGCTCCAGTCCCAGGAAAACTTTGAGCCCTTTATGAGAGCCCTTG GGCTCCCTGAGGAGGAGATCCAGAAGGGCAAGGACCTCAAGAGCATCTCAGAAATTGTGCAGGATGGGAAAAAGTTCAAGATTACTATAACTACTGGATCCAAAGTGGTGAAAAACGAGTTCACCATTGGCGAGGAAAGTGAGATACAGCTGCTGAATGGAGAGAAAGCAAAG GTTGTTGTGCAGATGGAGGGCAACAACAAACTGATCACAGAGGTGAAAGGGATGAAAGCTGTCACAGAGCTCAATGGAGACACCATCACCTAT acaaTGACCATGGGTGACCTCACCTTGAAGAGAGTCAGCAAGAGAATCTAG
- the LOC116997010 gene encoding fatty acid-binding protein, liver-like, whose product MSFSGKYQLQSQENFEPFMRALGLPEEEIQKGKDLKSVSEIVQDGKKFKFTITTGSKVVKNEFTIGEESEIQLLNGEKAKVVVQMEGNNKLVTEVKGMKSVTELNGDTITHTMTMGDLTMKRVSKRI is encoded by the exons ATGAGCTTCTCTGGAAAGTACCAGCTCCAGTCCCAGGAAAACTTTGAGCCCTTTATGAGAGCCCTTG GGCTCCCTGAGGAGGAGATCCAGAAGGGCAAGGACCTCAAGAGTGTCTCAGAAATTGTGCAGGATGGGAAAAAGTTCAAGTTTACTATAACTACTGGCTCCAAAGTGGTGAAAAATGAGTTCACCATTGGGGAGGAAAGTGAGATACAGCTGTTGAATGGAGAGAAAGCAAAG GTTGTTGTGCAGATGGAGGGCAACAACAAACTGGTCACAGAGGTAAAAGGGATGAAATCTGTCACAGAGCTCAATGGAGACACCATCACCCAC acaaTGACCATGGGTGACCTCACCATGAAGAGAGTCAGCAAGAGAATCTAG